A window of the Miscanthus floridulus cultivar M001 chromosome 14, ASM1932011v1, whole genome shotgun sequence genome harbors these coding sequences:
- the LOC136502795 gene encoding pentatricopeptide repeat-containing protein At4g02820, mitochondrial-like, whose protein sequence is MLAARQFAAAGGRLFSAAASSASARGGHAGGAAGSGDTLGKRLLKLIYPKRSAVVVLRQWAEEGRTVQKYQLNRVVRELRKYGRFKHALEICEWMRTQLEMRLLPGDHAVHLDLVAKVRGLASAIKFFEDMPERAKGPSTCNALLHAYVQHGAREKAEAMMAEMSRVGYLTCALPFNHMMSLYMASSELERVPEMIKELRRYTVPDLVTYNIWLTYCSKKNSVKSAEKVFGLMKDDRVVPDWMTFSLLGSIYINAGLHVEGRNALVEMEKRASRKERAAYSSLLTLYASLSDRGNLDRVWNKMRETFRKFSDTEYKCMLTSLTRFDDIAAAESIYREWESASGTRDSRIPNTILSYYIKNGMIEKAESFLGDIVEKGVKPSYSTWELFVWGYLGDNNTDKVLKCLKKALSSLEKWEPNHELATAIFSQIEKTGDIEAAEKLLVMFRDAGYVTTEMYNSVLRTYAEAKLMPLIVDERMEQDKVAMDVETRRLLRLTSKYPIGEVSTLMS, encoded by the exons ATGCTCGCGGCGCGCCAGTTCGCCGCCGCCGGTGGTAGGCTGTTCTCCGCGGCGGCGTCCTCCGCTTCCGCCCGAGGGGGTCAcgcgggcggcgcggcggggAGTGGGGACACGCTGGGGAAGCGCCTGCTGAAGCTCATCTACCCGAAGCGGAGCGCGGTGGTGGTGCTGCGGCAATGGGCGGAGGAGGGCCGCACCGTGCAGAAGTACCAGCTCAACCGCGTCGTCAGGGAGCTTCGGAAGTACGGCCGCTTCAAGCACGCCCTGGAG ATCTGCGAGTGGATGCGGACCCAGCTGGAGATGCGGCTGCTGCCGGGGGACCACGCGGTGCACCTCGACCTCGTCGCCAAGGTCCGGGGACTCGCCAGCGCCATCAAGTTCTTCGAGGACATGCCGGAGCGTGCCAAGGGCCCGTCCACCTGCAACGCGCTGCTGCACGCGTACGTGCAGCACGGCGCGAGAGAGAAGGccgaggccatgatggcagaGATGTCCCGTGTGGGGTACCTCACCTGCGCGCTGCCCTTCAACCACATGATGTCGCTGTACATGGCGAGCAGCGAGCTCGAGCGGGTGCCGGAAATGATCAAGGAGCTAAGGAGGTACACGGTCCCTGACCTCGTCACCTACAACATATGGCTGACGTACTGCTCCAAGAAGAACAGCGTGAAGAGCGCTGAGAAGGTGTTTGGTCTGATGAAGGATGACAGGGTGGTTCCTGATTGGATGACCTTCAGCTTGCTCGGTAGCATTTATATCAATGCTGGACTCCATGTCGAGGGCCGGAACGCGTTGGTGGAGATGGAGAAGAGGGCCTCCAGGAAGGAGCGAGCCGCGTACTCATCGCTCCTCACCCTGTATGCAAGCTTGTCAGATAGAGGGAACTTGGACAGGGTATGGAATAAGATGAGGGAAACCTTCAGGAAGTTCAGCGACACAGAGTACAAGTGCATGCTCACTTCCCTCACGAGGTTTGACGACATAGCAGCAGCAGAAAGCATCTACAGGGAATGGGAATCAGCGTCGGGAACACGTGATTCAAGGATCCCGAACACGATCCTTTCATATTACATCAAGAATGGCATGATCGAGAAGGCGGAGAGCTTTCTTGGCGACATTGTGGAGAAAGGAGTCAAGCCCAGCTATAGCACATGGGAGTTATTCGTCTGGGGTTATCTCGGCGACAACAATACGGACAAAGTCCTTAAGTGCCTGAAGAAGGCCCTGTCAAGCTTGGAGAAATGGGAGCCGAACCATGAGCTCGCCACTGCGATCTTTTCTCAGATCGAGAAGACAGGTGACATTGAAGCTGCAGAGAAGCTCCTAGTCATGTTCCGGGATGCAGGGTATGTTACCACTGAGATGTACAACTCGGTCTTGCGCACTTATGCAGAGGCCAAGCTCATGCCTCTGATAGTCGACGAACGAATGGAGCAGGATAAGGTGGCCATGGATGTGGAAACCAGGAGATTGTTGAGGTTGACCAGCAAATATCCAATCGGTGAGGTTTCAACATTGATGTCTTGA